CTGTGCGGTTCGTCACCTACATCGCGATGTTCCCGCAGCTTGTCGCCGGGCCGATCGTCCGGTACCACGAGATGGCGGGGCAGCTCGGCGACGTCAGGCGCGACCGCTTCGGTGACCTCGCGTCGGGTTTCCCGCGGTTCGCGCTGGGGCTGGCCAAGAAGGTCGTCGTCGCCGACTCGCTCGCCCCGATCGCCGACGCGGCGTTCGCGCAGGCCGGTGGCCAGATCAACACCCCGACGGCGTGGCTCGGCGCGTCGGCGTACGCGCTGCAGATCTACTTCGACTTCTCCGGCTACTCGGACATGGCCGTCGGCCTCGGGACGATGCTCGGGTTCCGGCTTCCGGAGAACTTCGACCGGCCGTACACGGCGTACTCCGTGACCGACTTCTGGCGGCGCTGGCACATGTCGCTGTCCCGCTGGTTCCGCGACTACGTGTACATACCGCTCGGCGGCAACCGGTGCGGCGCGCCGAGGACGTACCGCAACCTGCTGGTCGTCTTCACGCTCTGCGGTCTGTGGCACGGCGCCGACTGGACGTTCCTGGTGTGGGGCCTGTACCACGGCGCTCTGCTGGTGGCGGAACGGCTGCTCGGCTGGGACCGTCCGCCTGCCGCCGCGTGGTCGGTCGCGCTGCGCCGCGGCGCCACGCTTCTGCTGGTCCTGGTCGGCTGGGTGATCTTCCGAGCGGAGAGCATGCCGGAGGCGTGGAACATGCTGCGGGCCATGTTCACGTGGTGTCCGGGGGAACTGGACGAGTTCGTCGCGTACGCCGCGAACCGCCAGCGGGTGGTCGTCTTCACGGTGGCGCTCGCCGTGGTGGTGGCGCCGGCCGGGCCTGCGCTCGGTTCGCTGATCGAGGAGGGACGGGGACGTGCGGCACGGGCCGCGCGGGCCGCGGTGACGTGGGTCGCCGCTCCCTGTGCCGCGGTGCTCGTCGCCGCCGGCACGTTCAGCCCTTTCCTCTACTACCAGTTCTGACCTGGGAGGACTTCGGTGATCACTGTACGGGCCCGGCCGGCGTCGTCTCGGGCCGATGGCCGCCGCGGCGCGGTACGGCGGACGGTGGCGCCGCTGGCGGCGGCGTTGTTCTTCTTCGGCCCCGCACTTGCCTTCGTCGCGGGTGACCGGCCCGCGCGGATCGAGAACCGGAGGCTGCCGGAGTTCCCGGCGCTGTCGCGGGGCTGGGACTTCTTCCCCGAGGCGGAGGGATGGGCCACCGCTCATCTGCCGCTGCGGCTGTACGCGGTACGCGGGAACGCCATGATGTCGGAGTTGCTGTTCGGGCACGCGCCGTCCCACGCCACGGCGGGCCGGCCTGACTATCCGCGGGTGGTGGAGGGGCACGACGGCTGGCTCTACTTCGGCGACGACGTGACCGAGGCGTGCCGGCCGCGGCGCCTGGTCGCCGACACGATCGGACGTCTGCGCCGTCTGGCCGGGATCGTGCGCGGGTCCGGCCGGCGGTTCGTGGTCACCGTCGCCCCCGACAAGACCACCGTGTCACCGGATCGGCTGCCGGAACGCTTTCCCGGCCGGCACTGTCTCGACGAACGCAAACGTGAGTTCTGGGCCGCGCTGAAAGCCGCGCGCCTGCCCGGCTACGTGGATCTGCTCGGCCCGCTGGAGCGGACGCAACGTGACTCCGGCATGGCGGCGTACTGGCGGACCGACAGCCACTGGACCGAGCGCTCCGCGGGGCTGTACGGCGCCGAGCTGGCCCGTGCGCTCGACCCCGGCCTGTCCCGGCACAGCCGGCTCGTCAGGACCGGCACGGCGGTGCGGGCCGGCGACCTCGGCGGACTGCTGGGGATGCCTCTGGAGGAGACCGTCGAGCGGTGGCGCCTGGACCGGGACGGGGTGCGGCGGCTCAGGCAGGACGACCATGAGCTGCCGGTGTCGTTCCGCACCGTGCACACCTCCGGCCTGGCATCGCTGTACCGGCCGAGGACCCTGCTCGTCGGGGACTCGTTCACCCGCAACTCCCTGCCGTGGGTCCTCCCCTACTTCGCCGACCTGACCTACCTGCGCAGTGACGCCGCCACGAGAGTGGGGGCCGGCCAGGTCGCACGGAAGATCGCGGAGAGCGAGACGGTCGTGGTCGAGATCGTGGAGCGCCACTTGGTCGGGGGCCGCGTCGAGATGCTGGACGACGCCGTGCTCGCGGCGCTCGAACGAGCCTTGTGAAGTGGCCCGACAACGGCCTGTCCGGACGGATCGGCCGCTGGGGCCGGGGTTTCGGTGACCTGTCGTAGACGCTCGGCGCGTGCCGGTATCGCGGTGGTCCCCTGCGCACGGACGCACCGTGGTAGGCTCGGCAGAGTTGCAGTTGTGGTTCCCAGAGACTTCAAGTGCCCTCACCGGTGTTCCACTGCCGGTAGCGGCACTTTTGTTTTGCCGGTGCTTTTCCGGACGGGGTAATCATCGCAGCGACGCGGGGGTTCGCACGGTGCGAGCCTTACGGGCACTGCCCCGAAGGAGATGCAAAAATGGCTACAGGCACAGTGAAGTGGTTCAACTCGGAAAAGGGCTTCGGCTTCATCGAGCAGGACGGTGGCGGCGCTGACGTCTTCGCCCACTACTCGAACATCGCCGCCTCGGGTTACCGCGAGCTCCAGGAAGGCCAGAAGGTGAGCTTCGACGTCACCCAGGGCCAGAAGGGCCCGCAGGCGGAGAACATCGTTCCCGCCTGACGCTGAGCATCGCAGATGGGGTCCGCGCCTTCGGGTGCGGGCCCCATCTCATTTCTGCCGTGTCGTCCGGTGTGCCGTCCGGGGGTCGTGCCACGTGCGGATGGTGGCCGCGCGGGAGGTCAGGACAAGGTGTCCTTGAGGGCGATCTGGCCGTCCTGGATGACGAATTTCTGGTTGGTGTTGTCGGGGTTGCACTGCCACAGGTAGATCTGCGTGCCGTTGCCGCGGTTGTTGGTGGCGTCCAGGCACAGCTGGTTGGATGTGTTCTGGGTCGAGGAGAGCATGATCACGCCGTTCTTGACGGTCCAGAGCTGGTTGGCGTTGCTCAGGCACTGCCACTGGTAGACGCGGGTGCCGTTGGTGCGCGCGTTGGAGGAGTCCAGGCACATCTGCGGGATCTTGCCGACGGTGTCGGCCACCTTGATGAGGCCGTTCTCGATGGAGAACTTCTGGTTGGTGTTGGTGCCGCCGCACTGCCACTGGTAGATCAGGATGCCGTTGCCGCGGTTGTTGCTGACGTCGACGCACATCGGTGTGCCGATCCGCGCGGAGGGGCTGGGAGGCCGGTCGGCGGAGGCCGTCGCAGGCATGGGGATGTGTGCGGCGACGCAGACGGCGGCGGCGGTCATCAGGTACCGGGTGCGCATGGTTGCCTCCTTCAGGAGTTGATCAAGACCCCAGCACCATTCCACAGCGGAGAGTCACCGATCAACTACTGATCGCGTACGCCGTCGTGTGTCGTGGGAAGAGACCGGCGGGGGTGCCGGGTTGCTGGATGATGTACGTCTCCTGCGGGAGGACTCATAGACTCGCCGGGGGGTTTGACAGGATGCGTACCTTTTTCAAGACCGAGGTGGGTAGCACCAGCGTGCTGCTCGGCGCCACCGTGCTCGGGTTGCTGTGGGCCAACTCGCCGTGGGCCGACACGTACGAGCAGTTCTGGCACCTCACGCTCGGGTTGTCGTTCAACGGGAACGAGTTCTCGCTGGACCTGCGGCACTGGGTGAACGACGGGCTGATGACGGTGTTCTTCTTCGTCATCGGGCTGGAGATCTCCCGCGAGGTCACCGTGGGACAGCTGCGGGACCGGCGGCTCATCGCCGTACCCGCGGTGGCGGCACTCGGCGGTCTGCTCGTGCCGGCCGGGATCTACCTGCTGTTGAACGCCGGCGGGGCCGGGGCCGCGGGGTGGGGGGTGCCGATCGCCACCGACACCGCGTTCACGCTCGGTGTGCTGGCCGTCGTCGGAGCGCGGTGTCCCGAGCCGTTGCGCGCGTTCCTGCTGACGCTGGCGATCGTGGACGACGTGCTGGCGATCCTCGTCATCGCGATCTTCTACACCGACGACCTGTCGGTGACGGCGCTGATCTGGGCCGTGGTGCTGCTCGCGCTGATCGTGACGTTGCGGTGGCTGCGGTTCTGGCGAGCACCCGCGTACGTCATCCTCGGTCTCGCCCTGTGGCTGGCGGCACTGATCAGCGGCGTGCACCCCACGTTGGTCGGCATCGCGCTCGGCGCTCTGGTGCTGGTGTACGCGCCGCGTGAGCACCAGGTGATGCTGGCGGGTGAGGCCGTGCAGGAGTTCACCAGCATGCCGAACGCCAGGCTGGCGGTGCAGGCGGCGCGCACGGTACAGCAGGCGGTGTCGGTCAACGAACGCCTGCAGCTGCGGCTGCACCCGTGGAGCAGCTACGTCATCGTGCCGATCTTCGCGCTCGCCAACGCCGGCGTGCGGATGGACGGCCCGTCCCTGAGTCACGCCGCGGCGTCCCTCGTCACCTGGGGCATCATCCTCGGTCTGGTGTTCGGCAAGCTGGCCGGCATCACGCTCGGCACGTGGCTGCCGCTGCGGCTCAACTGGGGTGTGCTGCCGGGAAACCTGGTGTGGGGTCAGATGCTGGGTGGCGCGGCGGTCTCCGGCATCGGGTTCACGGTGTCGCTGTTCATCGTGGACCTGGCTTTCACCGACCCTGTGCTGCGCTCCGATGCCAAGATCGGCATCATCGTGGGTTCACTCGTCGCCGCCGGTCTCGGCTGGCTGATCTTCCGCATGGCGTGGGACCAGGGTGGCGTCTGCGCGCCGCCGCGCACCGAGCCCGAGGAGACGCTCCCCGAGACGCTCGCCGTCCCCGTCCACGAAGGCGACCACGTGCGCGGACCCGCCGACGCGCCGGTGACGCTGGTGGAGTACGGCGACTTCGAGTGCCCCTACTGCGGACGGCTGCACGAGGTGCTGGAACAGCTCCGGGAACGCCACCCCGATCTGCGCCTCGTCTTCCGGCACTTCCCGCTCCGCGAACTGCACCCCCACGCCGCTGCGGCGGCGCTGGTCGCCGAGGACGCCGCCGCTCAGGGCAGGTTCTGGGAGATGCACGACACCCTGTACGCGAACCAGCGCCACCTGACCGACACCGACCTGGAGCGCTACGCGCGCGAACTCGGCGTGGAGCCGTGGCTTGACGTGCCGGGCCATCTGGAGCACATCTCCGCGGACGAGGAGTCCGGCCGCGCGAGCGGAGTCCGCGGCACCCCGACCATCTTCCTGAACGGCACCAGGTACCACGGCCGCCACAACCTGGAGTCCCTGTCCGACGCCGTCGAGGCTCTCCGGCCCGTCACCCCGGCACCGTCGCACGAGCGGGACGCGTAGCCGTACTCCCGCGCCTGCTCATGGTGGCCCTGCCGGCCGGTCCGGAAGGTACGGTATCGGTGAGGGGTGATCAGATGCCGGACGAACGGCTCCCGACGATCGGCCGTTGCTACGCGTGCAAACGGACGTTCCACTACGACCCCGCGACCGTCACGATGTTCCTCGTCGACCCCGAGACCGGTTTCCCACCCGGTATGACGGTGCTCGGCGGTCAGCGCGATCCGGCACCCGAGTCCGTACGGCGGGCCGAGCGTCGGCCGGTGTGCCCGAGGTGCGTCGAGCAGGCGGAACGGCACCTGGCCGCGCAGAACCCACCCGAGCCGCGCTTCCCCACCTGGCCCTAAGGAATCCAGAGGCAGAAGGGATGACCGGCCGGGTCGAGGTAGACCCGGACGTCGTCCTGCGGCTGGTAGGACGCCAGTGTGGCGCCGGCCGCGACGGCGTGCGCACCGGCCGTTTCGAGGTCGTCGACCTCGATGTCCAGGTGGGTCATCATCTGCTGGTCGCCGGGCCCGGCGGGCCAGGTCGGCGGCACGTAGGCCTTCTCGGTCTGGAACGACAGGCCCGTGCCACCGCCGGGAGGCCGGAGGGTGACCCAGTCGCCTTCGTCGTCCTTGACCTGCCAGCCGAGAAGCCGCTGGTAGAACGCGGCCAGCTCACCGGCGTCGGGAGCGTCGAGCACGGTCGAGGTGAGGGTGAGGCGGGGAGCGCCGGTCATGTCATCTCCTTCGGCGAGCCTGAAGGGTGACGATATCGCGGGGAACCGGCCGGGTGGCCGCGGATACTACGAGGAGGGCCGGCCTTGGGTGGCGCCGGGCTGGGAGAGGGTGGCTTCCAGCTGGGACTCGGTGGCCAGGTGGGTGGCGAGCTCTTCCAGGGTGGCGGCGCAGCGGACGTTGGAGAGACCGTGGCGGAGGAGCGCCGGGGAGAGGCCCTGGCGGCGGACGGCGTACCAGCCGCCGCCTACGGCGTCGGAGACCAGCCAGCGGCGGCTGTACTTGGCGTTGAGCTCGGTGATGGTGATGGGGGTCAACGGGTCACCCCGGTCAGCGGGGGAATGGGTGCGGTGGACATGGGTCAAAGGGTAGTCACTTCAGGGTAGCTAATCAATCACGAAGAGTCACCAGCGTGAGGAGGTATGGCGGAGTCGGTGGCGGGTCCAGCAGGCTTGTCCCTATGGACGCACAGGGAACAGTGGCCACTCGGAAGGCTTTGCACGCGGTGGCCGAGGTGGTGATGGCGGGGCCGCAATATCGGCGTAGTGGGACGATTCGGTTGCGGGTTACGCCGGGTGGGTTCGCCACCGTGGCCGAGCCGGCGCTGCGGGTCGAGGGGGGTGTGCTCGTGGCGGGGGACAGCCGGACGGAGCTCGACGGACGTACGCTGCGTGAGCTTGGGGAGGCCACCGGCGAAGGAGCCTGGAAGCCCGAGGGGGTGTACCACGACGGGTCGGGGGCTTCGCCGGACGATGCGGTGAGAGTGGACGCGGAGGCGGCGGGGGTGCTGGCCGAGGCGCTCCGGCGGGGGGACGCGGCGTTGCGGGAGTTCGCGTCCGGGGTGACACCGGTGCTGTGGCCGGAGCACTTCGACCTCGGGATCACGGTGGACGAGGTCAACTACGGGGTTTCACTGGGGGACGGGTACCTCGGGGAGCCGTACGCGTACGTGGGACCGTGGCAGGCGCGGGACGGGGAGTTCTGGAACGCGCCGTTCGGAGCCGCGCGGCCGTTGTCGCAGGTGGAGGATCTGAGGGGGTTCTTCGAGGAGGGACGGCGGCTGGCCGCGGGGTGAGGCTGTGGGAGCGGCGGGGTCGCCGCTCCGGCCCGCCGTCCGGAGGCCATGGTCACGTTGTGTCACGGTCGTCGTATGCCGGTACGGCATGACCGACCCTTGCTTCGGCGATACCTTCCCGTAACCCGCGCCTCCGGTACGCGATCGGGGGCCGGGTCAGGTGCGGCGCGTCTCGCCGGGAAGACGGTCACCGGAACAAGGCTCAGGCGGGTTCCCGGATGTGACCCGACGGCCAGGTTTCTCTGGCCTGAGATGGCCGTCACATGGAGGGTGGTGCGTCGTCGCCGCAGGTCCGCATGGGTGCGGACTCCGGAGAGGCGGGACGTGGACGTGGCGGGGGACGACCGGCGCGAGCGGGGGTGGAGATAGCGGCCGGGACCGGTCCAGGCTAACGGCTCAGCGAAACCCCCGTAGATCACCACACAGGCACGATCCGCTCAAAAGATGCACGGGACCAACTTGAGTATCTGTGCGATCGTGGACAAGGCGGGGCAAGTTCTCTGGAGACGCGGAACCGCGTTCGTGACTGAGGGTGATAGAGCGTGATGGAGTCCCCCGTACCACATGAACCCCCGATCTATCGCCGCATCGCGGATCGTCTGCGCCAGGCGATCCTGGCCGGCGATCTGCGGGACGGGGACCGGCTCCCGGGCGAGAACGCGCTCATGTCCGAGTACGGCATCGCACGCGCCACGGCGAGGCAGGCGCTGGCCGTCCTCATCAACGAAGGGCTCGCCGTCCCGAAGCGCGGCTCAGGCGTCTACGTGCGACGGTTCCGGCCCATCCGCCGGCACGGTTCGCGCCGCCTGTCCCGTGAGCAGTGGGGTGCGGGCCGCGCCATCTGGGACTCCGACGCCGGCGGCCGGCCGTACACGGTGGACGACCTCACCATCACGCTGGAGCCCGCGGCGGACGAGGCCAAGCGGGTGCTCGACTGCGACGAGGTCTGGGTGCGCCGCCGCCGGTACTCGGTGGACGGCCGTCCCGTGCAGCTCGCGGCGTCGCACTTCCCCGCGCCGCTGGTCCGCGACACCTCTATCGTGCTGCCGGACACCGGCCCGGGTGGCGTGTACGCGCGGCTGCGCGACCTCGGCCACGCGCCGGCGCACTTCACCGAGGAGGTGCGGGCCCGCATGCCGGCGCCGGAGGAGGCCGAGCAGCTCGGCCTGCCGGCGGGGACACCGGTGATCGTGGTGTGCCGCGCGGCGTACGCGGCCGGCGGCACGGCCGTGGAGCTCAACAAGATGATCATGGATGCGGCGTCCTACGTACTTCAGTACGACTTCGACGCCTGAGTCAAGGTCGTCGGCCAGGCGTTAGGTTGACCTGTCCACCCCGAACATTGATTTCTCTAGAGATGTCCCGCAACGTGAGAGGAACGGTGCAAACCAGGCCCTAGGGAAGGGTGGACGGGATGTCGTTCGACCGGCACCTCGCCGAAATCGCCCGGGAGTTCCCTGACTGGACCATCTGGCGCAGCGATGCCGGAAGGTGGTGGGCCACCCGGCATCGTCCCCTCACCGACGCCGAGCGCAAGTCCGGCTGCGCCATGACCATCGACGCCGACGACCCGGCGGGCCTGCGCCTCGGGCTGCTCGAACAGCAGGAATGCATGGCGGCCGCCTACCACGAGCCGGCCCCTGCCGAGCCCGCCGTCGAGACGTCCCGTCCGCCGCCGCCCACCCCGCCGGTCACCGGGCCGGCCGCCGTGGGGGTGGCCGGGACGGACGAGGACCAGCCCGGCGACGACGCCGTGCCGGACGGCACGGCGACGCCTCCCTGAACCTGGCCGGCCGCTGTGTGCGGACGAGCAGGCGCGTAAACCTCCGACCCGATCGGGGGCGAAGGTTTCCGCGGCGCCGCGGGCCCACGGGTCTTCCCGTGGGCCCTCGGCGTCTGAGGAACCGCCTACGGACGCGTGCCGTCGCCGGACGCGGGCAGGTCGGGCTTGTCGAAGAAGCTCCGGACCCGGCCGTGCGAGTCGGACGGGGTGACCGGGGTGTCGTAGAAGGAGTCGCGGACGTCCCTGGTGTCGTCGCCTGAGCCGAGCGACTCGAACGGGCCGCGGACCACCGAGTCGGCCGGGGTGCCGGCGGCGGGGGACGGCGCGTCGTTCACGTGGACCTGGTCGTGCTCGCCGAAGTCCGGCTCGTCCACGGTGAGACCGCCGAAGTGGTCGTCGGCGGGCTTGCCGTCCTGCTCGCCGGCCGGTGCGTCCGCCGGTGTCTCGGCGGGCTCAGGGGTCTCGGGGGTCTTGCCGCGGTCCTCGTCGGCGGGCTCGTCGGCGCCGGCGGCCTTCTCACGCGCCGCGGCGTCCTCGTCACCCGGGTCGTCGACCGTGCCGATGACCGGCCGCGGCGGCAGTACGGAGGCCTCGTCGATCAGCTGACCCGCGGAGGTCTCGCGCTGCAGCAGGTCGGTCAGCACCGAACCCATCTCGTTGAGCCGCCGCATGACCTCGGTGTGGGTGTCGGTGAGGAACGTCACCCGGCGGCCGGTGTGCTCGTCCAGGGACTCGGCACGCCGCTGCGCGGAACTCAGCATGTCCGCCGCCTCGGCCTTGGCGGCCTTCAGCGTGGACTCCGCCTCGCCGCGCGCCGAGGCCAGCGTGGACTCGGCCTCCGCGTTGGCGTCGGCGAGAAGCTTCTCGGCGTCGCGCTGCGCGGTGGTCAGGGTGCGCTCGGCCTCGGCGCGCGCGTCGCGCAGCGTCTCCTCCGACTCCTGGCGCGCCGTGCCGAGGGTCTCCTCGGCGTCCGCGCCGGCCTGGGCCAGCAGGCGCTCGGCCGAGGTGGTGGCCTCGTGCACCCGGTGCTCCGCCTCGGCCTGCGCGGCCGACAGCATGCGCTCGGCCTCGGCGTTGGCGTCGTCGCGCACCTTGGCGGCGTCGGCGTCGGCGGTCTGGCGCTTGGCGCGGGCCTCCTCCTCGCCGAGCTTGAGGATGGCGCTCAGCCGCTCACCGATCTCGTCGTAGTCCTGCGGGGCCTCGGCGAGACGGCGGCGGGCCTCCGCCAGCTCCACCCGGCCCTGCTCGGCCTGATCGATGGCACGTGCCAGACGCTCCTCGAGGTCGCGGATCTGGTTGCGCATGCGGGTCATGTGGTCGTGGACCTGGCGGCGGCTGTATCCGCGCATCACCACCTCGAAGCCGAGGTCCTCGTGCATCATGTCGGGAAAGCTGTCGTGCTGGTTCGTCATGGCTGAGCCCTGGGATTCTGGATGCGGGTGTCTGGGGGTGTTCACGTCAGGACACGACTTTCCTGCCATCTGCCGCACTCCGCAACCTGAACGCACGACGTACCGCCAAGTCATGTGGCATGAGACCGCGTGGCGGCGGCGCCGAGGCCTCGTGACATCATGACGAGCGTGTCCGAGCCGACCGTTCCCGGGACCGCCGGGCCCGCCGTGCCGTACGTCGCCGCGCTCGGCGCCGCCGTGCCGTCCGTGCACCCGGAGGCCTACGTGGCACCGACCGCCGTGGTCGTGGGACGGGTGCGGCTCGGCCGCGCCACCAGCGTCTGGTACGGGTCGGTGCTGCGCGGCGACGACGAGGACATCGACGTCGGCGAGGAGTGCAACATCCAGGACCTGTGCTGCCTGCACGCCGACCCGGGGCTGCCCGCCGTGCTGGAGGACCGCGTCAGCCTCGGCCACCGGGCCATGGTGCACGGCGCGCACGTCGAGACCGGCGCTCTGGTCGGCATCGGCGCCATCGTGCTCAACGGCGCGCGCATCGGCGCGGGCTCCCTGGTCGCGGCCGGCTGCGTGGTGCCGCCTGGCAAGGTGTTCCCGGCGGGTGTGCTGGTGGCCGGGGTGCCGGGGAAGATCGTGCGCGAGCTCACCGACGCCGACCGCGCGTCGTTCGCGGACACTCCTGCCAACTACATGGCCAAGGCCGCGCTCCACCGCACGGCGCGGCCCCTGCCTGGCGACTGACCACCGCGCACATGTTCCAGCATGTCCGGCATCTCCGCCACATGCCACGGCACCCGGATCGGCGGCCCCTCCGGCAGTAACATTGCCGCCGTGCAGTGG
The window above is part of the Sphaerisporangium rubeum genome. Proteins encoded here:
- a CDS encoding VOC family protein, whose translation is MTGAPRLTLTSTVLDAPDAGELAAFYQRLLGWQVKDDEGDWVTLRPPGGGTGLSFQTEKAYVPPTWPAGPGDQQMMTHLDIEVDDLETAGAHAVAAGATLASYQPQDDVRVYLDPAGHPFCLWIP
- a CDS encoding GntR family transcriptional regulator, encoding MESPVPHEPPIYRRIADRLRQAILAGDLRDGDRLPGENALMSEYGIARATARQALAVLINEGLAVPKRGSGVYVRRFRPIRRHGSRRLSREQWGAGRAIWDSDAGGRPYTVDDLTITLEPAADEAKRVLDCDEVWVRRRRYSVDGRPVQLAASHFPAPLVRDTSIVLPDTGPGGVYARLRDLGHAPAHFTEEVRARMPAPEEAEQLGLPAGTPVIVVCRAAYAAGGTAVELNKMIMDAASYVLQYDFDA
- a CDS encoding cold-shock protein is translated as MATGTVKWFNSEKGFGFIEQDGGGADVFAHYSNIAASGYRELQEGQKVSFDVTQGQKGPQAENIVPA
- a CDS encoding MBOAT family O-acyltransferase, encoding MIVRLLEFLCRRFLDILGTQMSFASPLFLWFFMPATLAVYWLLPPRLRNAVVAAASLVFYTWGAGPYTLLLLAAVAVNYAAGLALGSDRWRDRPEARRGVLLAAVGCDVAVLAVWKYAGFAGRQVDALAEALGLGHTPVVDLALPIGISFFTFHHLSYVVDVYRGSTPAQRSPVRFVTYIAMFPQLVAGPIVRYHEMAGQLGDVRRDRFGDLASGFPRFALGLAKKVVVADSLAPIADAAFAQAGGQINTPTAWLGASAYALQIYFDFSGYSDMAVGLGTMLGFRLPENFDRPYTAYSVTDFWRRWHMSLSRWFRDYVYIPLGGNRCGAPRTYRNLLVVFTLCGLWHGADWTFLVWGLYHGALLVAERLLGWDRPPAAAWSVALRRGATLLLVLVGWVIFRAESMPEAWNMLRAMFTWCPGELDEFVAYAANRQRVVVFTVALAVVVAPAGPALGSLIEEGRGRAARAARAAVTWVAAPCAAVLVAAGTFSPFLYYQF
- a CDS encoding alginate O-acetyltransferase AlgX-related protein, whose product is MITVRARPASSRADGRRGAVRRTVAPLAAALFFFGPALAFVAGDRPARIENRRLPEFPALSRGWDFFPEAEGWATAHLPLRLYAVRGNAMMSELLFGHAPSHATAGRPDYPRVVEGHDGWLYFGDDVTEACRPRRLVADTIGRLRRLAGIVRGSGRRFVVTVAPDKTTVSPDRLPERFPGRHCLDERKREFWAALKAARLPGYVDLLGPLERTQRDSGMAAYWRTDSHWTERSAGLYGAELARALDPGLSRHSRLVRTGTAVRAGDLGGLLGMPLEETVERWRLDRDGVRRLRQDDHELPVSFRTVHTSGLASLYRPRTLLVGDSFTRNSLPWVLPYFADLTYLRSDAATRVGAGQVARKIAESETVVVEIVERHLVGGRVEMLDDAVLAALERAL
- a CDS encoding gamma carbonic anhydrase family protein; this translates as MTSVSEPTVPGTAGPAVPYVAALGAAVPSVHPEAYVAPTAVVVGRVRLGRATSVWYGSVLRGDDEDIDVGEECNIQDLCCLHADPGLPAVLEDRVSLGHRAMVHGAHVETGALVGIGAIVLNGARIGAGSLVAAGCVVPPGKVFPAGVLVAGVPGKIVRELTDADRASFADTPANYMAKAALHRTARPLPGD
- a CDS encoding RICIN domain-containing protein, which produces MRTRYLMTAAAVCVAAHIPMPATASADRPPSPSARIGTPMCVDVSNNRGNGILIYQWQCGGTNTNQKFSIENGLIKVADTVGKIPQMCLDSSNARTNGTRVYQWQCLSNANQLWTVKNGVIMLSSTQNTSNQLCLDATNNRGNGTQIYLWQCNPDNTNQKFVIQDGQIALKDTLS
- the nhaA gene encoding Na+/H+ antiporter NhaA is translated as MRTFFKTEVGSTSVLLGATVLGLLWANSPWADTYEQFWHLTLGLSFNGNEFSLDLRHWVNDGLMTVFFFVIGLEISREVTVGQLRDRRLIAVPAVAALGGLLVPAGIYLLLNAGGAGAAGWGVPIATDTAFTLGVLAVVGARCPEPLRAFLLTLAIVDDVLAILVIAIFYTDDLSVTALIWAVVLLALIVTLRWLRFWRAPAYVILGLALWLAALISGVHPTLVGIALGALVLVYAPREHQVMLAGEAVQEFTSMPNARLAVQAARTVQQAVSVNERLQLRLHPWSSYVIVPIFALANAGVRMDGPSLSHAAASLVTWGIILGLVFGKLAGITLGTWLPLRLNWGVLPGNLVWGQMLGGAAVSGIGFTVSLFIVDLAFTDPVLRSDAKIGIIVGSLVAAGLGWLIFRMAWDQGGVCAPPRTEPEETLPETLAVPVHEGDHVRGPADAPVTLVEYGDFECPYCGRLHEVLEQLRERHPDLRLVFRHFPLRELHPHAAAAALVAEDAAAQGRFWEMHDTLYANQRHLTDTDLERYARELGVEPWLDVPGHLEHISADEESGRASGVRGTPTIFLNGTRYHGRHNLESLSDAVEALRPVTPAPSHERDA